In Drosophila bipectinata strain 14024-0381.07 chromosome 2R, DbipHiC1v2, whole genome shotgun sequence, one genomic interval encodes:
- the LOC108123261 gene encoding cilia- and flagella-associated protein 206, producing MPRHKTLVDIGQRIMKRFQLLKLEVEEDFVIYAVHLLARDSRRGLLKSDLNKPTACALNSFVDMVVDSYVSPTDCTMVNAKMAWVMKKGLTIDLQYVKNQYEEKFHQELEILIKDILQYPETCSKVQLDQLFAKMQVFIVACYHLGCPKNHVLLKLTAQALNSVIGRSDLQNYVLKKKYHRLEYLQRLAATVGGIVIYNNDGPDGDRDNVRSVINDLEMAQKNTEAAFAASMEKADGVRNICQAALEELVTIDSKEEMISYKVPLEHMDRLNQFSLTYCMLHRCLTTLNSNYQTTAYLIEVELKRYNCVVAKINETLAMRTAIESELIFPHFVYIAQVWGNLNNYLHHIVELNKLREQLEALVVDDLVTLAEATVAELQALHKRIKTAKVVTFEERMNAVKGLKTDGNFCNLAQADIKEFCGLFMTMTNGLLMPAKAVRKLCSNVDISFGFRNPQFARFAELRFEPFIAAFRNVVFNSANLTLLFKIDDQLIAQELQDLIVEPPKQIDAGNQTEMVVTNDLSPSNWINVTWNVWDYHRETIKLANMRNHQTHDSQTKISYGTRNAQNQTYNTRQHN from the exons ATGCCGCGCCACAAGACCTTGGTGGACATTGGCCAGCGCATTATGAAGCGCTTCCAGCTGCTGAAgctggaggtggaggaggactTTGTGATCTATGCGGTTCACTTGCTGGCCCGAGACTCCCGACGAGGTCTGTTGAAGAGCGACCTCAACAAGCCCACGGCCTGTGCCCTCAACTCGTTTGTGGACATGGTCGTGGACAGCTATGTGAGCCCCACAGACTGCACCATGGTCAATGCCAAGATGGCCTGGGTAATGAAGAAGGGCTTGACCATTGACCTGCAGTACGTTAAGAACCAGTACGAAGAGAAGTTCCACCAGGAACTGGAGATACTCATAAAGGACATTCTCCAGTACCCGGAGACCTGCAGCAAGGTGCAGTTGGACCAGCTGTTTGCCAAGATGCAGGTCTTCATTGTGGCCTGCTACCACCTGGGCTGCCCCAAGAACCATGTCCTGCTCAAGCTGACGGCTCAGGCCCTAAATAGCGTCATCGGACGCAGTGATCTGCAGAACTACGTGCTCAAGAAGAAGTACCATCGGCTGGAGTATCTGCAGCGTCTGGCGGCCACCGTGGGTGGCATCGTAATCTACAACAACGACGGTCCTGACGGGGATCGCGACAATGTGAGGAGTG TCATTAACGATTTGGAAATGGCGCAGAAAAATACCGAAGCCGCCTTTGCGGCCAGCATGGAAAAGGCTGATGGAGTGCGAAACATCTGCCAGGCGGCTCTGGAGGAATTAGTTACGATCGATTCCAAGGAAGAAATGATCAGCTACAAAGTCCCACTCGAGCACATGGACCGGCTAAACCAGTTCTCCCTGACCTATTGCATGTTGCACCGATGCCTCACAACCTTAAACTCGAACTACCAGACCACTGCCTACTTGATCGAGGTGGAGCTCAAGCGATACAACTGCGTAGTGGCCAAGATCAATGAGACACTTGCCATGCGCACCGCCATCGAGTCGGAGTTGATCTTC CCGCACTTCGTGTACATTGCCCAAGTTTGGGGGAATCTGAACAACTATCTGCACCACATTGTCGAGCTAAACAAGCTCAGGGAGCAGTTGGAGGCTCTGGTGGTTGATGACCTAGTGACCCTGGCCGAGGCCACTGTTGCGGAGCTGCAGGCGTTGCACAAACGCATCAAGACCGCGAAGGTCGTCACCTTTGAGGAGCGTATGAACGCAGTCAAGGGCCTGAAAACGGACGGAAACTTTTGCAACCTGGCCCAGGCGGACATCAAGGAGTTCTGCGGCCTGTTCATGACCATGACCAACGGCCTCTTGATGCCGGCTAAAGCAGTCCGAAAACTATGCTCCAACGTGGATATTTCCTTCGGCTTTCGGAATCCGCAGTTTGCGCGGTTTGCCGAGCTCCGCTTCGAGCCTTTCATTGCCGCCTTCAGAAACGTGGTCTTCAACAGCGCCAACTTGACTCTTCTGTTCAAGATAGATGACCAGCTCATAGCCCAGGAGCTGCAGGATCTGATTGTCGAGCCCCCCAAGCAGATCGATGCCGGCAACCAAACCGAAATGGTCGTCACCAACGATCTCTCGCCATCGAATTGGATCAACGTCACTTGGAATGTATGGGATTACCACCGGGAAACCATAAAACTAGCCAACATGCGCAACCACCAGACCCACGATTCGCAGACCAAAATAAGCTATGGTACGCGTAACGCCCAAAACCAGACCTACAATACCCGACAGCACAACTGA